TTCTTCCTCATTTTTGTGGTGGCCTCCTTCGGCGAGATAGCCCCAGGATACGCCTTTTCCTCCTGGTCCAGAACACATTGTGGTGCAGATTTCCATGGGTTTGTTTGCCTGTTCTACGGCCTGATGTTCGGGTGCCTGAAAGTCTTCAGTGCCCAGCAAGCCCTGTTTGTAGGAGACCAGTACCTGTGGTTGTACGCTGTGGATATAGTCGTAGAGTTCCTGACTCTTAAATTTTGCTTTGTCGCCATTGTTGGGAACGGCAACCCCATCCAGCCAGATTGCGGCTACGGGTCCGTAATTTGTGAGTAGTTCTGTGATTTGCGCCTGCATGAAGTTGAGATATATTTGCAGGTTATGCGCGGAGCCAGTGGCATAGCTCGGTTCGGGCGGGTCATATTTGGGTCTTGCCTGTCCTCCCCATTCGTCGTTGTTGGGGGCATGTGGATGTTTCCAATCTCGTCCATGGGAGTAGTACAAACACAATCCGAGTGCGTGTCGATCACACGCTTCGGCCAGTTCTTTGATCAAGTCGCGGCCCGCCGGGGCATTGGTGCTGTTGAAATCCGTTTCGGCTGTGTCGAATAGGCAAAATGAGTCGTGATGCCGCGTGGTGATGTTGATGTATTTCATCTCGCAGTCAACGGCAAATTGCGCGATGCGCTCGGCATCGAAGTTTTCAGCGGTGAAGTCGTCCACGAGTTTTGCGTATTCGGCAACGGGTATGAGTTCTCGCAGTTGCACCCATTCGTGCCGTCCTATTAGAGAGTAGAGTCCGTAGTGTAAGAACAGGCCGTAACGCGCTTCGCGGAACCATTGTAGTGCAGCAGCACGCGGGTTGTCGGCGTAGAGGTCGGCGTAATTTTTCAAATAATTGGGGATATTG
The window above is part of the Gemmatimonadota bacterium genome. Proteins encoded here:
- a CDS encoding alpha-L-fucosidase, which produces MSNIPNYLKNYADLYADNPRAAALQWFREARYGLFLHYGLYSLIGRHEWVQLRELIPVAEYAKLVDDFTAENFDAERIAQFAVDCEMKYINITTRHHDSFCLFDTAETDFNSTNAPAGRDLIKELAEACDRHALGLCLYYSHGRDWKHPHAPNNDEWGGQARPKYDPPEPSYATGSAHNLQIYLNFMQAQITELLTNYGPVAAIWLDGVAVPNNGDKAKFKSQELYDYIHSVQPQVLVSYKQGLLGTEDFQAPEHQAVEQANKPMEICTTMCSGPGGKGVSWGYLAEGGHHKNEEEVWTALTAARESGCNLLLNTGPLPDGSLDEKDVPVLLAVGERIRKEGFPGEGA